Below is a window of Brachyspira hampsonii DNA.
AAATCAAAACTGAATAATTTTTCTTAATTTGAATCTCTTAATAAAAAATGCTGTTTTAATAATTAAGTTTATTGAAACAGCATTTTTATTTTTTTATTTATCTATATCTAATTTATTCATCTCTAAATTGTAATGAATACAGATATTGATATTTTCCGCCTCTTTTCATCAATTCTTCATGAGTACCTGATTCTGTTATTTTACCATTTTCAACTACGCATATATATGTAGCATTTTTGATAGTAGAAAGTCTATGTGCTATAACAAATGTAGTTTGAAGATTAATAATTTCATTTAAAGCTTTTTGAACATACATTTCACTTTCAGTATCCAAAGCACTAGTAGCCTCATCAAGTATAAGTATGGAAGGTCTCTTAACTACGGCTCTTGCCAATGCTATTCTTTGACGCTGACCTCCTGAAAGCATTACCCCTCTTGGACCTATATGCGTATCATAACCATTAGGCAATTTCAAAATAAACTCATCAGCATGTGCTATTTTTGCTGCCCTTATCAGATCATCATCTGTAGCATCAGGATTAGCATATAAAATATTTTCTCTTACAGTTCCATAAAATAAAATATTTTCCTGAGATACTACCCCTATTTGATTTCTCACACTTCTTGTATTTAACTCATTTATGTCAATGCCGTCAAACCTTATAACTCCTTCGCTTGGAGTAAACAATTTCGGTATTAAACTTATCAAAGTAGTTTTACCGCCGCCTGAATTACCAACAAAAGCAACAACATCACCTTTCTTCACATTAAAACTTACAGGTCCTAAATGGAAAGGCTGAGAATCATTTCTTCTTGGATACTCAAAATGAACATTTTCAAAAGTAATTGAATGTTCTATCGGCTTCATTTCTTTTTTAGTTTTATCATCAACATTTTCAGCAGGCAAATCTATAATCTGAAATACTCTAAGAGCTACCCCTTTAGTCATCTGTAAATTCATAAATATTCCGGATAAATCTCTAACAGGAGTGGATATATTAAGCATATAAAGTAAAAATCCCCATAAAAACTCAAAAGGCATTTCTCCCTTAAATATTAAAAATCCACCATAAGCAAGTATAATGAGCATAGCAGCTATCATTACAAGTTCTGTCATAGGTCTGTTAAGAGAAACAAGCAAACTCATCTTTCTCATTAAATTAATAAGCTCACCGTATAAAGTTTTATACCTTGAAACTTCAGCATCCTCTTTAGAAAATATTTTTATAACCTCTATTCCTCTTATATCCTCCTGTATAATTGAAGTTGTACTGCCTAACAAATTCTGCTGTGCTGTAACTCTTGATTTTATAAGTTTTGATATCTTATCTATACCTAATCCTATTAATGGGGCTGCTACAAAACATGCTATTGTAAGTTTTACATTCAATATAAGAAGCATAGCTAATGTAAGTATTAAAGTTAAAGGAACCGTAATCATATTTGGAAGTGTACCAGATAAAAAACTTTCTATTGTTCCAGACTCATTGATAACCCTGCTCATCAAATCTCCCTCTTTTTCCTGTTTGAAATAGGCGATATCAGTATTAAGAAGTCCTCTCATCATATCCGCACGAACATCTTTACCTATTTCTTGGGCAGTAAAGGCAAAAAGAAAAGTTTTTACATAATCAAAGCTAACTCTAAACAATACATAAATAAATCCTATTATGATAATAAATGCAAACTGTGCTATTATTATGGGATTAGCAATCGAATCTCCGCTTAAAAGCTGCTGAGTTATATCTTTTGTATTTATATTACTAAACTTAGCTGCTAAGTCTGCTACTAATGGAATTTTATCTAAAATATCAACTCTTTTTCCCCCTGTTATAGCTATAGCCATCTGACCAAAAAATGGAGGTAATATATTTATTATTGTATATCCAACACTTAATATAAAAGATGGTATAAACAATTTCTTATGTTTCATTGCATAAGAAAACATTCTTCTATAAGGATGCTTTTCAACTTTTGAATAATACTTTTGCATATGTTCTTCTGTAACTGCACCATAATCAAAAGGTCTGTCATCTTTTTTAAAAAATTCTTTTAATTTTTTTATAAGCATAATTTTATATTCCTAGTATAATCTTATATTTGTTTATTAATTAGATATTTTATATTATAATATTTTATATTTCAATATTCTATTAAATTCTCTCCATATTCTAAACGAAGTTTTCTATCAGCCATATTGGCAATAGAAACAGAATGCGTAACTATTATTAAAGAAGCATTACTTTGCTTTGTCATATTCCATAATAATTCTCTAACAACTTCAGCATTTTTTTTATCTAAGTTTCCTGTAGGTTCATCAGCTAATACAACACTTGGCTTATTTATTAAAGCCCTTGCGATAGCAACTCTTTGTGCCTCGCCTCCTGAAAGCTCCCCTATTCTATGCTCCATTCTATCTTTCAAACCAACAGTTTCAAGAAGGCTTTCAGCTTTTTCTCTTGCTTCTTTTTTATTATATTTAAGCATTAAAGATGGTATCATCACATTTTCTAAAGCACTAAACTCACCTAGCAAATTATGAAACTGAAACACATATCCAAGAGAACTATTTCTAAAATGTGCTAATTGTCCCTCATTCATTTTACCAATATTATTACCTAGTATATCTATACTGCCTTCAGTAATATCATCTATACCGCCTATTAAATTTAAAAGAGTAGTTTTTCCGCTGCCTGATTCACCTGTTACGGCAAGTATTTCATTTTTATAAACTTTTAAATTTATAGATTTTAATACTTCTACTTTAGGAGGTCCGGCATAAGTCTTTTTTAAATTTTCTATATTAATAAGAACTTCTTTATTATCACTCATATCTAAGTACCTCCGCAGGCTTGTATCTGCTTGCTATATAAGCCGGTATTATTGCAAATAAAACAGAAAGTAAGAATGAAATACTAGCCACCATTATAACCTGAGAAGTATGTATTATTGAAGGAAGCCCTCCGCTTACATAATAAATATCTGATGGAAAGAAGTCAGGAACTATAGGTATTGATATTCCTGAACTTATTTTTGAAGGAATAAACCAAATAATATTAACTATAAACTGCATTATAATTCTCAATCCTTCCAAAGCCTCATTAACATAATTAGCAAGCAGTATGCCACATATTACACCGAGTACAGTACCTATTAAACCGATTATGGCTCCTTCCAAAAAGAATACCTTAGCCACATTTGAAGGTCTCAAACCTAATGTCTTTATTATAGCAATATCCCTTC
It encodes the following:
- a CDS encoding ABC transporter ATP-binding protein, which produces MLIKKLKEFFKKDDRPFDYGAVTEEHMQKYYSKVEKHPYRRMFSYAMKHKKLFIPSFILSVGYTIINILPPFFGQMAIAITGGKRVDILDKIPLVADLAAKFSNINTKDITQQLLSGDSIANPIIIAQFAFIIIIGFIYVLFRVSFDYVKTFLFAFTAQEIGKDVRADMMRGLLNTDIAYFKQEKEGDLMSRVINESGTIESFLSGTLPNMITVPLTLILTLAMLLILNVKLTIACFVAAPLIGLGIDKISKLIKSRVTAQQNLLGSTTSIIQEDIRGIEVIKIFSKEDAEVSRYKTLYGELINLMRKMSLLVSLNRPMTELVMIAAMLIILAYGGFLIFKGEMPFEFLWGFLLYMLNISTPVRDLSGIFMNLQMTKGVALRVFQIIDLPAENVDDKTKKEMKPIEHSITFENVHFEYPRRNDSQPFHLGPVSFNVKKGDVVAFVGNSGGGKTTLISLIPKLFTPSEGVIRFDGIDINELNTRSVRNQIGVVSQENILFYGTVRENILYANPDATDDDLIRAAKIAHADEFILKLPNGYDTHIGPRGVMLSGGQRQRIALARAVVKRPSILILDEATSALDTESEMYVQKALNEIINLQTTFVIAHRLSTIKNATYICVVENGKITESGTHEELMKRGGKYQYLYSLQFRDE
- a CDS encoding ABC transporter ATP-binding protein, producing MSDNKEVLINIENLKKTYAGPPKVEVLKSINLKVYKNEILAVTGESGSGKTTLLNLIGGIDDITEGSIDILGNNIGKMNEGQLAHFRNSSLGYVFQFHNLLGEFSALENVMIPSLMLKYNKKEAREKAESLLETVGLKDRMEHRIGELSGGEAQRVAIARALINKPSVVLADEPTGNLDKKNAEVVRELLWNMTKQSNASLIIVTHSVSIANMADRKLRLEYGENLIEY